From the genome of Denticeps clupeoides chromosome 4, fDenClu1.1, whole genome shotgun sequence, one region includes:
- the hpgd gene encoding 15-hydroxyprostaglandin dehydrogenase [NAD(+)] isoform X2 codes for MTFEEMALRGKVALVTGGAQGIGKAVAEALLQKEAKVAVVDLNQSVGEECKKDLDQGFGEGSSIFIECDVTDGEKLKDAFKSTVNHFGRLDIAVNNAGINNEKYWEKTIDVNLTSVVKGTYLALEHMSKEHGKEGGVIVNVSSMAAFLHSPHQPVYTATKYGVIGFTRAIAVLFCFCQRLRL; via the exons ATGACCTTTGAAGAAATGGCTCTGCGCGGAAAAGTGGCGCTGGTCACCGGCGGAGCGCAAGGCATCGGGAAAGCCGTGGCCGAGGCGCTTTTACAGAAGGAAGCCAAG GTTGCAGTGGTGGACCTGAATCAGTCTGTTGGAGAGGAGTGCAAGAAAGATTTAGATCAGGGGTTCGGCGAAGGAAGCAGCATTTTCATAGAGTGCGACGTGACAGATGGTGAAAAGCTCAAAG ACGCCTTTAAAAGTACAGTGAACCACTTTGGACGACTGGACATAGCCGTCAACAACGCTGGCATCAACAATGAGAAGTACTGGGAAAAGACCATTGATGTCAAtttg ACGTCAGTCGTCAAGGGCACCTACTTGGCCCTGGAACACATGAGCAAAGAGCACGGCAAGGAGGGAGGTGTCATCGTCAACGTCTCGTCCATGGCAG CATTCCTGCACTCACCCCACCAACCAGTGTATACTGCCACAAAATACGGGGTGATTGGCTTTACCCGGGCAATAGCG GTTTTGTTCTGCTTTTGCCAAAGGCTTCGTCTATGA
- the hpgd gene encoding 15-hydroxyprostaglandin dehydrogenase [NAD(+)] isoform X1 has product MTFEEMALRGKVALVTGGAQGIGKAVAEALLQKEAKVAVVDLNQSVGEECKKDLDQGFGEGSSIFIECDVTDGEKLKDAFKSTVNHFGRLDIAVNNAGINNEKYWEKTIDVNLTSVVKGTYLALEHMSKEHGKEGGVIVNVSSMAAFLHSPHQPVYTATKYGVIGFTRAIADAAAMGNYGVRINVVCPAFVDTTLLQSIELEDNMGKYHKFKDEIKQRMDKFGVLDPSIIAEGIQTLITDESLNGAVMKITCSKGIHFHTYEPLSA; this is encoded by the exons ATGACCTTTGAAGAAATGGCTCTGCGCGGAAAAGTGGCGCTGGTCACCGGCGGAGCGCAAGGCATCGGGAAAGCCGTGGCCGAGGCGCTTTTACAGAAGGAAGCCAAG GTTGCAGTGGTGGACCTGAATCAGTCTGTTGGAGAGGAGTGCAAGAAAGATTTAGATCAGGGGTTCGGCGAAGGAAGCAGCATTTTCATAGAGTGCGACGTGACAGATGGTGAAAAGCTCAAAG ACGCCTTTAAAAGTACAGTGAACCACTTTGGACGACTGGACATAGCCGTCAACAACGCTGGCATCAACAATGAGAAGTACTGGGAAAAGACCATTGATGTCAAtttg ACGTCAGTCGTCAAGGGCACCTACTTGGCCCTGGAACACATGAGCAAAGAGCACGGCAAGGAGGGAGGTGTCATCGTCAACGTCTCGTCCATGGCAG CATTCCTGCACTCACCCCACCAACCAGTGTATACTGCCACAAAATACGGGGTGATTGGCTTTACCCGGGCAATAGCG GATGCAGCCGCGATGGGTAACTACGGTGTGAGGATTAATGTGGTGTGCCCAGCGTTTGTGGACACAACTCTGCTGCAATCGATTGAGTTAGAGGACAACATGGGCAAATACCACAAGTTCAAGGACGAAATAAAGCAGCGCATGGACAAGTTTGGAGTGCTAGA TCCGTCGATAATTGCTGAGGGCATACAGACGTTAATCACAGATGAAAGTCTTAATGGTGCCGTGATGAAGATCACCTGCTCGAAAGGCATTCATTTCCACACCTATGAGCCACTCTCTGCCTGA
- the cep44 gene encoding centrosomal protein of 44 kDa, giving the protein MATGDIKGRLRKLQVLLRSLKYHCEVDYHGLAKGDPSCFLPIMNHAFTSFSPFLTEHLMSFGVEVTGTSDQRFLECVYKILRDIFHYKPLLSKQQFHQFGFAERKVSLLCDVITFVVQKHKELSNSSKVSSQSDRRPRFKPFPPEGKSRREVSPSFIEAYPPPTLAVIHDRPLVERHVGSYTPVLYSLSSDEPEQEPPEDEEHDLEEEENQEDDGDKNPQQETVLLTIAPAVEVRLQAIESRLQECERKLGQLTVLEGRLEVLERDMAGKVVLERSQWENVESRLLLLEARLALSSVQKHPVRVERVEGCSVNETFGPADVDPGRHCATTLSQLHSKNLRTQTKSPSEPSSQDPQDNIKESLERIASMIKGTSSLLRNVE; this is encoded by the exons ATGGCAACCGGAGACATTAAAGGGCGTCTTCGGAAACTGCAAGTCCTGCTCCGATCACTGAAATATCACTGTGAAGTTGACTATCACGG ATTGGCTAAAGGAGACCCATCCTGCTTCTTGCCCATTATGAACCATGCGTTCACGTCCTTCTCACCGTTCCTCACAGAACACCTCATGTCATTTGGGGTGGAAGTGACAGGAACAAGTGACCAGAGATTCCTCGAGTGTGTATATAAG ATTTTGCGGGACATTTTCCACTACAAGCCCCTGCTGAGCAAACAGCAGTTTCACCAGTTCGGCTTTGCAGAAAGGAAGGTCAGCCTTCTCTGCGATGTCATCACTTTTGTCGTTCAGAAGCACAAAGAGCTGTCCAACAGCAGCAAG GTCTCTAGCCAATCTGACAGAAGGCCCCGGTTTAAGCCATTCCCCCCTGAGGGTAAAAGCAGGAGAGAGGTTTCTCCTTCGTTCATTGAGGCGTACCCACCACCAACCTTGGCA GTGATCCACGACAGGCCACTGGTGGAGAGGCATGTTGGGAGCTACACCCCTGTGCTGTACAGCCTCTCCTCTGATGAACCTGAGCAAGAGCCGCCGGAGGACGAAGAGCATGATctagaggaagaggagaaccAAGAAGATGATGGGGACAAAAATCCACAACAGGAAACTGTACTCCTTACTATT GCCCCAGCAGTGGAGGTCAGATTACAGGCTATAGAGTCACGCCTGCAGGAGTGTGAAAGGAAGCTGGGACAGCTGACTGTGCTGGAGGGCAGACTGGAGGTGCTAGAGAGAGACATGGCGGGCAAGGTTGTTCTAGAACGCAGCCAGTGGGAGAACGTGGAGAGCCgtttgctgctgctggaggccaGACTGGCCCTGAGTTCAGTTCAG AAACATCCAGTGAGAGTTGAGAGGGTAGAAGGTTGCAGTGTGAACGAGACATTTGGCCCAGCAGATGTGG ACCCTGGCAGGCACTGTGCAACCACATTGTCCCAGCTCCACAGCAAAAACTTGCGGACACAAACCAAGTCTCCATCTGAACCTTCGTCACAAGACCCTCAG GATAACATTAAAGAAAGTCTGGAACGAATAGCCAGCAT GATAAAAGGTACATCCAGCCTTTTGAGAAACGTGGAATGA
- the fbxo8 gene encoding F-box only protein 8 yields the protein MGQGLWRVARNQQLQQEFGEQCYLPQEHGRRMGPVAGETLHARRTVHCQVPGTDISHLLRARKVKEQQGFIDLEMLPPELSITILSYLNATDLCLASCVWQDLGNDEYLWQGLCKSTWGHCSIYNRRLPPEFSYRKLYMQLDEGSLTFNANSQEGISYFMSKGILVEHPKEIAKFIFCTRTLNWKMLRIYLDERRDVLDELVTLHNFSNQFLPNALRDFFRHIHAPEERGEYLETLITKFSHRFCACNPTLVRDLGLSPDAVYVLCYSLILLSIDLSSPHVKNKMSKREFIRNTRRAAQNISEDFVGHLYDNIYLIGHVAA from the exons ATGGGTCAGGGTCTGTGGCGGGTGGCAAGGaaccagcagctgcagcaggagttCGGTGAACAGTGCTACCTTCCGCAGGAACACGGCCGGAGGATGGGCCCAGTGGCTGGCGAGACCCTCCATGCGCGCCGCACAGTGCACTGCCAGGTGCCTGGCACCGACATCAGCCATCTGCTGCGCGCCCGCAAGGTCAAAGAGCAGCAGGGCTTCATCGACCTGGAGATGCTGCCTCCAGAGCTCAGCATCACCATCCTGTCCTACCTGAATGCCACTGACTTGTGCCTGGCGTCGTGCGTGTGGCAGGATCTGGGTAACGATGAGTATCTGTGGCAGGG CCTGTGCAAGTCCACTTGGGGTCACTGTTCCATATACAATAGGAGACTCCCGCCTGAGTTCTCCTATAGGAAGCTTTACATGCAGCTAGATGAAGGAAGTCTGACTTTCAACGCTAACTCACAGGAG GGTATCAGTTACTTCATGTCCAAAGGCATTCTGGTGGAGCATCCAAAGGAAATTGCAAAGTTCATTTTCTGCACCAGAACGCTGAACTGGAAAATGCTGAGGATTTACCTTGATGAAAG GAGAGACGTGCTGGATGAGCTGGTCACCCTACATAACTTCAGTAATCAGTTCCTGCCCAACGCTCTCCGGGACTTTTTCAGGCACATCCATGCCCCAGAGGAGCGGGGCGAATACCTGGAAACCCTAATCACAAAGTTTTCCCACCGGTTCTGCGCCTGTAATCCCACTCTGGTGCGAGATCTGGGGCTCAGCCCAG ACGCCGTCTACGTTCTCTGCTACTCCCTGATCCTGCTGTCCATCGACCTGTCCAGCCCACACGTGAAGAACAAAATGTCCAAGCGGGAGTTCATACGCAACACCCGCCGAGCGGCGCAGAACATCAGCGAGGACTTTGTGGGACACCTCTACGACAACATCTACCTGATTGGCCACGTGGCGGCCTAG